From a single Bos indicus isolate NIAB-ARS_2022 breed Sahiwal x Tharparkar chromosome 11, NIAB-ARS_B.indTharparkar_mat_pri_1.0, whole genome shotgun sequence genomic region:
- the IL37 gene encoding interleukin-37 isoform X1 produces the protein MSVLEENPGMKMDCEDWERDEPQCSSEGPRVKANGPEKFTIHDGDQKVLVLDSKTLRAVPDKTYILPEIFFVLASRVKSAYENKGSPIFLAVSKGQLCLCCDTNKGHKPSLQLKKKKLSKLAAQKKGKYLPFIFYRNKVGSRNTLESAAHPGWFVCTFPNPGKPVGMTKSHGRRKHTEFSFRRI, from the exons ATGTCTGTTTTGGAGGAGAACCCAGGTATGAAAATGGACTGTGAAGACTGGGAAAGAGATGAACCTCAGTGCTCCTCAGAAG GTCCAAGAGTGAAGGCCAACGGCCCAGAGAAATTCACCATCCATGACGGGGATCAAAAAGTTTTGGTCCTGGACTCCAAGACCCTCAGAGCAGTTCCGGATAAGACTTACATACTCCCAG AAATCTTCTTTGTATTAGCCTCCCGTGTGAAGTCAGCTTATGAGAACAAAGGAAGCCCCATTTTTCTGGCCGTCTCAAAAGGCCAGCTGTGTCTCTGCTGTGACACAAACAAAGGACACAAGCCATCCCTGCAGCTGAAG AAGAAGAAACTTTCCAAACTGGCTGCCCAGAAGAAAGGGAAATATCTGCCCTTCATCTTTTATCGGAATAAAGTCGGCTCTCGGAATACCTTAGAGTCGGCTGCCCACCCTGGATGGTTTGTCTGCACCTTCCCCAATCCTGGGAAACCAGTCGGAATGACAAAAAGTCACGGAAGAAGGAAACACACTGAGTTTTCATTTCGGCGCATCTAA
- the IL37 gene encoding interleukin-37 isoform X2 codes for MSVLEENPGMKMDCEDWERDEPQCSSEEIFFVLASRVKSAYENKGSPIFLAVSKGQLCLCCDTNKGHKPSLQLKKKKLSKLAAQKKGKYLPFIFYRNKVGSRNTLESAAHPGWFVCTFPNPGKPVGMTKSHGRRKHTEFSFRRI; via the exons ATGTCTGTTTTGGAGGAGAACCCAGGTATGAAAATGGACTGTGAAGACTGGGAAAGAGATGAACCTCAGTGCTCCTCAGAAG AAATCTTCTTTGTATTAGCCTCCCGTGTGAAGTCAGCTTATGAGAACAAAGGAAGCCCCATTTTTCTGGCCGTCTCAAAAGGCCAGCTGTGTCTCTGCTGTGACACAAACAAAGGACACAAGCCATCCCTGCAGCTGAAG AAGAAGAAACTTTCCAAACTGGCTGCCCAGAAGAAAGGGAAATATCTGCCCTTCATCTTTTATCGGAATAAAGTCGGCTCTCGGAATACCTTAGAGTCGGCTGCCCACCCTGGATGGTTTGTCTGCACCTTCCCCAATCCTGGGAAACCAGTCGGAATGACAAAAAGTCACGGAAGAAGGAAACACACTGAGTTTTCATTTCGGCGCATCTAA